Proteins encoded in a region of the Dreissena polymorpha isolate Duluth1 chromosome 6, UMN_Dpol_1.0, whole genome shotgun sequence genome:
- the LOC127835162 gene encoding uncharacterized protein LOC127835162 codes for MFPGQNTTNFKPKDGYDMPVLGLDNGSFYHIHIPAMSCIIVSLICSVTSILLSFRRRTFRNFFSKWSKSERFVVYLAFLDGYFNVFHFTDHLNVVVTRDHVRPKGLCVFYGYFTAVFVAAEILMVNVVAINVFMLLYCKRKLYFGKRDWKLLAWIFFLPVVGSSIAAAFDQFGPTGATCFMDSVKGTLATICFTTVPLTIVLVMNMVLYILSWKRIHDQCREVSLTLGTMSAAMQGSHRAARAMSMFVTAFFIQWWAVAFYGVWGLASRQIPQALFHVLTIFTNLGGILNLIVFAVITRSTSSREHLQNHGGL; via the exons ATGTTTCCAGGACAAAACACAACCAATTTCAAGCCTAAAGACGGATATGACATGCCAGTGCTCGGCCTGGACAATGGTAGCTTTTATCACATCCATATACCAGCAATGTCGTGCATCATCGTCAGCTTGATCTGTTCTGTTACGTCAATACTATTGTCTTTCAGAAGGCGAACATTTCGGAATTTCTTCTCCAAATGGTCAAAGAGTGAACGATTTGTGGTCTACTTGGCTTTCTTGGATGGATATTTCAACGTGTTTCATTTCACGGACCATTTGAATGTGGTTGTAACCAGAGACCATGTTCGCCCAAAAGGTCTGTGCGTTTTCTATGGATATTTTACTGCCGTGTTCGTAGCGGCAGAAATTCTCATGGTCAACGTCGTAGCTATTAATGTGTTTATGCTCTTGTATTGCAAGAGGAAATTATACTTTGGGAAACGAGACTGGAAACTATTGGCCTGGATATTTTTTTTGCCCGTTGTTGGCTCAAGTATAGCTGCTGCCTTCGATCAATTTGGGCCGACAGGGGCAAC CTGTTTCATGGACAGCGTAAAAGGAACTCTCGCCACGATATGTTTTACCACTGTACCATTAACCATTGTTCTAGTGATGAACATGGTATTGTACATTCTTTCGTGGAAGCGCATCCACGATCAGTGTAGAGAGGTCAGCCTCACCTTGGGAACAATGTCAGCCGCAATGCAGGGGTCCCACCGCGCCGCCCGCGCCATGTCCATGTTCGTGACGGCCTTCTTCATTCAATGGTGGGCGGTCGCTTTCTATGGCGTCTGGGGACTCGCAAGTCGTCAAATACCCCAGGCACTCTTTCATGTGTTGACAATATTCACAAACCTAGGTGGTATTCTCAACCTGATTGTCTTTGCTGTAATAACGCGATCGACTTCTTCACGTGAGCACCTTCAAAACCACGGCGGACTGTGA